The sequence GTGCCGGGAGCATAAGAGTTATCATTATGATACCAAACCAGAAGTTTTTTCCGAAAAATTTAAGCCTTCCGAAAGCATAAGCCGCCATCGTACATGAAATTAAATTTGCGGCCACTGCGGTTATGCACAAAAGCATGGAGTTTAAGAAAAAATTTCCGAAAGAAACACCGGCATAGCCCTTCCAGCCGCTGATATAATTTTGAATGGTAATTGCTTTGGGAATCAGACCTGTGTCGCTGAATATCATATTGTTGGGCTTAAAAGAACTGACGACCATCCAGATAACCGGATATAGCATGGTAATTCCCAGTGTAATGATAAAAATATGTGTCAGTATGATGTGAAGTTGTCTTTTTGCTTTCATAATTATTCTCCGTTTCCGTAGGAGACCCAAAGTTTTGACGACCCAAATATGATTGCCGTAAATGAACCGATAATAATAAGAAGTACCCACGCCATTGCACAGGCATAACCCATTTCATGGTAAGTCCATCCTTGCAGATATAAATGAAGTGTATAAAAAAGCGTTGAGTTTAAGACGCCTCCTTTGCCGCCTCCGATGATGTATGCCTGAGTAAATGTCTGGAATGCCGAAATCATCTGCATGACCAGATTAAAAAGTATGACCGGCGTAAGGGAGGGGATTGTTATTGAAAAAAACTGCTGTACTTTGCTGGCACCATCTACACTGGCTGCCTCATAGTAGTCCATGGGAATCTGTTTTAAACCAGCCAGAAAGATGATCATGGATGAGCCGAACTGCCATACCGTAAGCAAGACCAGAGTTCCCAGGGCATATTTGGGATTGGTGATCCATCCAGGAAGATTCGTAAATCCAATGGATGAGAGGATACCGTTTATCAAACCTTCCTTTTCAAAAAGCTTTCTCCACAAAACAGCTATGGCCACTGAACCTCCTAACAGGGTGGGAATGTAATATACGGCACGGTAAAAAGATACGAAACGCAGTTTCTGATTCATCAATACAGCCACCAGTAATGCAAATACCAGCTTTAAAGGAACCGATGTTAATACATAGGTAAATGTTACTGATAATGATTTTAAATAGTATGGATCGACCCTCATAACTTTGCCCGAACCCGCCGTAAAATCAGTGATGCCGAATAATGAACCAAACATTCTTATGTAATTACCGAAACCGATCCACTGGGCCGAATCAGGCTTTGTGAAATCATAATCCGTAAAACTCATACGGAGCGACATGAACATAGGATAAACTGTCAACCCCATAATACCTATAAGCCAGGGAAGCAGGAACATATAAGGAATAAAATTGTCCTGCCAAAATTTTTT is a genomic window of Lacrimispora sphenoides containing:
- a CDS encoding carbohydrate ABC transporter permease encodes the protein MKKFWQDNFIPYMFLLPWLIGIMGLTVYPMFMSLRMSFTDYDFTKPDSAQWIGFGNYIRMFGSLFGITDFTAGSGKVMRVDPYYLKSLSVTFTYVLTSVPLKLVFALLVAVLMNQKLRFVSFYRAVYYIPTLLGGSVAIAVLWRKLFEKEGLINGILSSIGFTNLPGWITNPKYALGTLVLLTVWQFGSSMIIFLAGLKQIPMDYYEAASVDGASKVQQFFSITIPSLTPVILFNLVMQMISAFQTFTQAYIIGGGKGGVLNSTLFYTLHLYLQGWTYHEMGYACAMAWVLLIIIGSFTAIIFGSSKLWVSYGNGE